In Ignavibacteriota bacterium, one genomic interval encodes:
- the iolC gene encoding 5-dehydro-2-deoxygluconokinase codes for MNNTEKKYDVFTYGRSSIDLYSNNIGAPFIDIKEFGAFVGGSPLNIAVGLRRLGLKSALLSAVGNDMVGKFLLNFLTKEDVETKFIPIKDGSRTSAVILGIEPPNNFPLVYYRDNCADSKFNIDDVINADISSTRLLEVSATALNIEPSRSAAFFAAEQARENNIPILIDLDFRADQWYDARAFGVTTRAFLNYANLAIGTEEEILATMLKDPTQISIKNQQISAPEITGNIDEAIENILKTGVEALIVKRGSKGASYYLQNGKRIDVPGFPVEVINILGAGDAFAAGFIFGFLNNWDWYKSCRLANACGAILVTKHGCANFNPTYNEVMQFIESYGGF; via the coding sequence ATGAATAATACAGAAAAAAAATATGACGTTTTTACTTATGGTCGTTCATCTATTGACCTTTATAGTAATAATATTGGCGCGCCATTTATTGACATTAAAGAATTTGGCGCATTTGTCGGCGGTTCGCCATTAAATATTGCGGTTGGATTACGACGTTTGGGATTAAAATCTGCTCTTCTTTCCGCGGTTGGAAATGATATGGTTGGAAAATTTCTTCTGAACTTTTTAACTAAGGAAGATGTTGAAACTAAATTTATACCTATAAAAGATGGTTCAAGAACAAGCGCGGTTATTTTAGGAATTGAACCGCCTAATAATTTTCCGTTAGTGTATTATCGTGATAACTGCGCTGATTCAAAATTTAATATTGATGATGTAATTAATGCAGACATTTCAAGCACTAGATTATTGGAAGTTTCCGCAACTGCGCTGAATATTGAACCAAGCAGATCCGCCGCGTTTTTTGCCGCCGAACAAGCCAGAGAAAATAATATTCCGATTTTAATTGATTTGGATTTTAGAGCTGATCAGTGGTATGATGCAAGAGCATTTGGCGTTACTACAAGAGCCTTCTTGAATTACGCAAACTTAGCTATAGGAACCGAAGAAGAAATTTTAGCTACAATGTTAAAAGATCCGACGCAGATCAGTATTAAAAATCAGCAAATCTCTGCTCCTGAAATTACCGGGAACATTGATGAAGCAATTGAGAATATTCTTAAAACCGGAGTTGAAGCATTAATTGTAAAACGTGGATCTAAAGGTGCTTCATATTATTTGCAAAATGGAAAACGAATTGACGTGCCCGGTTTTCCGGTTGAAGTAATTAATATTTTAGGGGCGGGTGACGCTTTTGCAGCCGGTTTCATTTTTGGTTTTCTAAATAATTGGGATTGGTATAAAAGCTGCCGATTAGCAAATGCCTGCGGTGCTATATTAGTCACAAAACATGGATGCGCAAATTTTAATCCCACTTACAATGAAGTAATGCAATTTATTGAATCATATGGAGGATTTTAA
- the iolB gene encoding 5-deoxy-glucuronate isomerase produces the protein MIRDLNCKLLVHPYNIKSGQYHDLTTDNIGWKHLNFGARKISKGEIWKSNSEEFEICIVLLGGKFSIESKYGNWFTENGRKNVFNGLPHAVYLPAHTEFSLKGESDEVDFAFGYTKSQSEHVGYFITPKMVKDFGIELRGGDNASRQINSILPPGSACGKLVCVEVYTPSGNWSSFPAHKHDERKVAPNGKIIEAELEEIYFYKFEKQQGFALQKVYTDSRDLNEIAEPHNNDVVLIPRGYHPVSAGHGYNTYYLNFLAGSDQSLANTDDPDHKWIYGTWKKMDERLPLVTLEMNNE, from the coding sequence ATGATTAGAGATCTTAATTGTAAATTATTAGTTCACCCTTATAATATTAAAAGTGGACAATACCATGATTTGACTACTGATAATATTGGGTGGAAACATTTAAACTTCGGCGCAAGGAAAATATCAAAAGGTGAAATCTGGAAAAGTAATTCTGAAGAATTTGAAATTTGTATTGTACTGCTTGGAGGGAAATTTTCAATTGAATCTAAATATGGAAATTGGTTTACAGAAAACGGCAGAAAAAATGTTTTTAACGGTTTACCGCATGCAGTCTACTTACCTGCGCATACTGAATTTAGTCTGAAAGGCGAAAGTGATGAAGTTGATTTTGCGTTTGGCTATACTAAATCGCAAAGTGAACATGTAGGATATTTTATTACACCTAAAATGGTAAAAGATTTCGGCATTGAGCTAAGAGGTGGAGATAATGCATCACGACAAATAAATTCTATTTTGCCTCCTGGATCTGCATGTGGTAAACTCGTTTGTGTTGAAGTTTATACGCCGTCTGGAAATTGGAGTTCTTTTCCGGCACATAAACACGATGAAAGAAAAGTGGCCCCCAATGGAAAAATAATTGAAGCTGAACTTGAAGAAATATATTTTTACAAGTTTGAAAAACAGCAGGGTTTTGCTTTACAGAAAGTTTATACAGATAGTAGAGATCTAAATGAAATTGCCGAGCCGCATAATAATGACGTAGTATTAATTCCAAGAGGTTATCATCCTGTTTCAGCAGGACACGGTTATAATACTTATTATTTAAATTTTCTTGCAGGATCGGATCAATCATTGGCTAATACAGATGACCCTGATCATAAATGGATTTACGGAACTTGGAAAAAGATGGATGAGAGACTTCCTTTAGTAACTTTGGAAATGAATAATGAATAA
- a CDS encoding class II fructose-bisphosphate aldolase family protein produces the protein MKISLQKLYEKYYGSYGIPAFNVFTAEQVMGVFKGANKAELPIIIAITPAARNYISHEMLQAMISAAAILYPNVEFSVHLDHGNIDHCINAINSGFYDSVMIDASHETFENNISITSEIVNRAHEKGIAVEAELGVLSGVEDNINVSEFNSRFTDPDQASEFIKRTNIDSLAVAIGTSHGAYKLQNVDGLQFNILEKINNNQFGFPIVLHGASNVSKSEIIRINDVGGKLQNSAKGIEIEQIRRAIKLGISKINIATDLRLLWTRVHREFFMETPELFDPTIPGEKYINEISKLVYIKCISFFLGNNLDALFINTNNIMDYND, from the coding sequence ATGAAAATATCCTTACAAAAATTATACGAAAAATATTACGGCAGTTATGGAATTCCTGCGTTCAACGTTTTTACGGCTGAACAAGTAATGGGAGTTTTTAAAGGCGCTAATAAAGCGGAACTTCCAATAATAATTGCAATAACGCCGGCAGCTCGAAATTATATTTCACATGAAATGCTTCAGGCAATGATTTCGGCTGCTGCTATTCTTTATCCCAATGTTGAATTTTCAGTACACCTAGATCACGGAAATATCGATCATTGTATTAATGCAATTAACAGCGGTTTTTATGATTCGGTTATGATCGACGCGTCTCACGAAACATTTGAAAATAATATTTCAATAACTTCGGAAATTGTTAATCGAGCACACGAAAAAGGAATCGCGGTTGAAGCTGAATTGGGAGTACTTAGCGGAGTTGAAGATAATATTAATGTTTCAGAATTTAATTCTAGATTTACTGATCCGGATCAAGCGTCTGAATTTATTAAAAGGACAAATATCGATTCATTAGCTGTTGCAATTGGTACTAGTCATGGCGCATATAAATTACAAAATGTTGATGGATTGCAATTTAACATTCTTGAAAAAATAAATAATAATCAATTTGGATTCCCAATTGTTCTTCATGGCGCGTCGAATGTTTCTAAAAGTGAAATAATTAGAATTAATGACGTTGGCGGAAAATTGCAAAACAGCGCAAAAGGAATTGAGATTGAACAAATTCGAAGAGCAATTAAACTCGGCATATCAAAAATTAACATAGCAACAGATTTAAGATTATTATGGACGAGAGTTCACCGCGAATTTTTTATGGAAACACCAGAACTTTTTGATCCTACAATTCCTGGAGAAAAATATATTAACGAAATTTCAAAATTGGTTTATATAAAATGTATTTCATTTTTCTTAGGAAATAACTTAGATGCATTATTTATAAATACAAACAATATTATGGATTACAATGATTAG
- a CDS encoding GH92 family glycosyl hydrolase has protein sequence MKKTIIKIYHTIIIISLYNYSLIIAQNDLVKYVNPLIGTAPSRTISALKHGEGTENNAQVIPSVTVPFGMTNWTAQTKNVETKCVAPYYYKDSLITGFRGSHWLSGSCTQDYGSFTIMPISGKLIYLPENRGSVYNHDNEISTPYYYKTHLDNYNIDCELAATERCGFLKFTFIADENKYVIVEPNSDENEGFIRIIPEENEIVGYNPVNRIYQGWGEKAGFSGYFVLRFDVQILNYGIYQGNNVFENQNEIANLEKIGAYVDFTKSEKKIINVKIGTSFVSIENARKNLEAEIGDKNFDEIKFRLKNIWNDYLSKIKIETDSNEEKVKFYTSFYHSLQHPRTFSDFNGDYPSFNGGKETKNSGNDNYYSDFSVWDTYRALHPLFNIIIPEKSRGMLKSLLLMAEQGGWLPIFPCWNSYTSAMIGDHVISLIADGYVKNILDLDQKQYSFLVKNATQSPIDFKEYNDGKGRRALSSYLQYGYIPLEDSVKQSFHKQEQVSRTLEYAYDDFALSQISKKMGMTEDYLKFYNRSKNYKNVFDPSVKCVRGKFKDGKFTNEFIKDKRMPYITEGTPWQYTWYVPQDIDGLINLMGGKDEFNKELEYFFQSENYWHGNEPGHQIPFLFAYSGELDKTNVIVDKILNEEYGADPGGLSGNDDSGQMSAWYVFASMGFYPVCPGSTEYAIFLPKNNSSIIDLGNGKTFKIFKTGTSKNFIVKSILLNNKVLGKNTIDHSEIMNGGVLEFVLE, from the coding sequence ATGAAAAAGACAATTATTAAAATATATCATACTATAATTATAATTTCACTTTATAATTATTCACTAATAATTGCCCAAAATGATTTAGTAAAGTATGTAAATCCATTGATTGGAACAGCTCCTTCAAGAACAATAAGCGCCTTAAAACATGGTGAAGGAACTGAAAATAACGCTCAAGTAATTCCTTCTGTTACGGTTCCATTTGGGATGACAAATTGGACGGCTCAAACAAAGAACGTTGAAACAAAGTGTGTGGCACCTTATTATTATAAGGATTCGCTGATTACCGGATTTAGAGGCTCACATTGGTTAAGCGGTTCTTGCACTCAAGATTATGGAAGTTTTACAATTATGCCGATTTCAGGTAAATTAATTTACCTGCCTGAAAATAGAGGTTCGGTATATAATCATGATAATGAAATTTCAACACCCTATTATTATAAAACGCATCTGGATAATTACAACATTGATTGCGAATTAGCAGCTACCGAAAGATGCGGCTTCTTAAAATTTACTTTTATTGCCGATGAAAATAAATATGTAATTGTAGAACCCAACAGCGATGAAAATGAAGGCTTTATTAGAATTATTCCTGAAGAAAATGAAATTGTCGGTTATAACCCAGTTAATAGAATTTACCAGGGCTGGGGAGAAAAAGCCGGTTTCAGCGGTTATTTCGTTTTACGTTTTGATGTACAAATTTTAAATTACGGTATTTATCAAGGTAATAATGTTTTTGAAAATCAAAATGAAATTGCGAACCTTGAAAAAATTGGCGCTTATGTTGATTTTACAAAATCTGAAAAAAAAATTATAAATGTAAAAATCGGGACATCCTTTGTAAGCATTGAAAATGCAAGAAAAAATTTAGAAGCCGAAATTGGGGACAAAAATTTTGATGAAATAAAATTTCGGTTAAAGAATATATGGAATGACTATCTATCCAAAATAAAAATAGAAACAGACAGTAATGAAGAAAAAGTAAAATTTTATACTTCATTTTATCATTCTCTTCAACACCCGCGGACATTTAGCGATTTCAATGGTGATTATCCTTCTTTCAATGGAGGAAAGGAAACAAAGAATTCTGGCAATGATAATTATTATTCCGACTTTTCCGTTTGGGATACTTATAGGGCGCTTCATCCGTTATTTAATATAATAATTCCTGAGAAAAGTCGAGGTATGTTGAAGTCTTTGCTGCTTATGGCAGAACAAGGCGGTTGGCTTCCAATTTTCCCTTGCTGGAATAGTTATACTTCTGCTATGATAGGCGATCATGTTATTTCATTAATAGCCGACGGATATGTTAAAAATATTTTAGATTTAGATCAAAAGCAGTATTCATTTTTAGTGAAAAATGCTACCCAATCACCAATAGATTTTAAGGAATATAATGATGGAAAAGGCAGAAGAGCTTTAAGCTCATATTTGCAATATGGGTATATTCCACTTGAAGACAGCGTAAAACAATCATTCCATAAGCAAGAACAAGTTTCAAGAACTTTGGAATATGCGTATGATGATTTTGCGTTGAGTCAAATATCTAAAAAAATGGGTATGACTGAAGATTACCTGAAATTTTATAATAGGTCGAAAAATTATAAAAATGTTTTTGATCCTTCCGTAAAATGTGTAAGAGGAAAATTTAAAGACGGTAAATTCACGAATGAATTTATCAAAGATAAAAGGATGCCCTATATTACTGAAGGAACGCCTTGGCAATATACTTGGTATGTTCCTCAAGATATTGACGGACTAATAAATTTAATGGGCGGTAAAGATGAATTCAATAAAGAACTTGAATATTTTTTTCAAAGTGAAAATTATTGGCATGGAAACGAACCAGGTCATCAAATTCCATTTCTGTTTGCTTACAGTGGTGAATTAGATAAAACAAATGTAATTGTTGATAAAATTTTGAATGAAGAATATGGCGCCGATCCAGGCGGACTTAGCGGGAATGATGATTCGGGACAAATGTCAGCTTGGTACGTTTTTGCTTCAATGGGATTTTATCCGGTTTGTCCGGGCTCAACTGAGTATGCTATATTTTTACCAAAAAATAATTCAAGCATTATTGATTTGGGAAATGGTAAAACATTTAAAATTTTTAAAACCGGTACAAGTAAAAATTTCATTGTAAAATCAATTTTACTTAATAATAAAGTTTTGGGAAAAAATACAATAGATCATTCTGAAATTATGAATGGCGGTGTTTTGGAATTTGTTTTAGAATAA